In Sciurus carolinensis chromosome 17, mSciCar1.2, whole genome shotgun sequence, one genomic interval encodes:
- the LOC124969070 gene encoding olfactory receptor 7E24-like, translating into MDIQNSTGISEFHLLGLSEDPDLQPILFGLFLSMYLVTVCGNLLIILAVSSDSHLHTPMYFFLSNLSLSDISFISTTVPKMLRNIQTHSRVISYVGCMTQMSIFTIFGCMDYMLLTVMAYDRFVAICHPLHYLVIMNPRKCGFLILVSFFFSLLESQVHIFMIFQITNFKDVEIANFFCDPSELLNLSCSIIFSNNIVKSFLGAIYGFFPISGILFSYYKIVSSILRISSSGGKYKAFSTCGSHLAVVCLFLGTAFGVYLGSTVSHSPRKGAVASVMYTVVTPMLNPFIYSLRNRDIKGALRRLHSRNV; encoded by the coding sequence ATGGACATACAAAATTCAACAGGCATATCAGAATTCCATCTCCTGGGACTCTCAGAGGATCCAGAcctgcagcccatcctctttggactgttcctgtccatgtacttGGTCACAGTGtgtgggaacctgctcatcatcctggctgtcagctctgactcccacctccacacccccatgtacttcttcctctccaacctgtccttgtctGACATCAGTTTCATCTCCACCACGGTCCCAAAGATGCTCAGGAACATTCAGACTCACAGCAGAGTCATCTCCTATGTGGGCTGCATGACTCAGATGtctatttttaccatttttggatgtatggattatatgcttctgactgtgatggcctatgaccgatTTGtagccatctgtcaccccctgcattaTTTGGTCATTATGAACCCTCGTAAATGTGGCTTCTTAATTTTGGTGTCATTCTTCTTTAGCCTTTTGGAATCCCAGGTGcacattttcatgattttccaAATCACCAACTTCAAGGATGTGGAAATTGctaatttcttctgtgacccttctGAACTTCTCAATCTTTCCTGTTCAATCATTTTCTCTAATAATATTGTCAAGAGTTTTCTGGGAGCCATATATGGGTTTTTCCCCATCTCAGGGATCCTTTTCTCTTACTACaaaattgtttcctccattttgaGAATCTCATCCTCAGGtgggaagtacaaagccttctccacctgtggttCTCACCTGgcagttgtttgcttatttttaggaACAGCCTTTGGGGTGTACCTTGGATCAACTGTGTCACATTCTCCTAGAAAGGGTGCAGTagcttcagtgatgtacactgtggtcacccccatgctgaaccccttcatctacagcctgaggaacagggacattaaaGGTGCCCTGAGGAGGCTGCACAGCAGAAATGTTTAA
- the LOC124967828 gene encoding putative gustatory receptor clone PTE01 produces MTQQRSSTTQCPSNIQAQNLTHVSEFHLMSLSEDPDLQPILIGLFLCMYLVTVLGNLLIILAVSSDSHLHTPMYFFLSLLSLADISFISTTVPQILMNIQTHSRVISYVGCLTQMSLLTIFVCMDDKLLTVMAYDRFVAICHPLHYPVIMNPPLCGYLVLVTLLLTLLDSQLHNLMILQITSFKNMDISSFFCDPSQLLNLSCSDTYSNKIVRYFLGAFYGLFPISGIIFSYYKIISSILRILSSGGKYKAFSTCGSHLAVVCLFLGTGFEVYLGSVLWHSPRNGAVDFSDVHCGHPQAEPLHLQPEEQGH; encoded by the coding sequence GTGTCCCAGCAACATACAAGCACAAAATTTAACTCATGTCTCTGAATTCCATCTCATGAGCCTCTCAGAGGATCCGGACCTGCAGCCCATCCTCATTGGACTGTTCCTGtgcatgtacctggtcacagtgcttgggaacctgctcatcatcctggctgtcagctctgactcccacctccacacccccatgtacttctttctctccctcctttccttggCTGACATTAGTTTCATCTCTACCAcagtcccacagattttgatgaACATTCAAACTCACAGCAGAGTCATCTCCTATGTGGGCTGCCTGACACAAATGTCTCTTCTTACCATTTTTGTCTGTATGGATGACAAGCTgctgactgtgatggcctatgaccggtttgtggccatctgtcacccactGCACTATCCAGTCATTATGAACCCTCCACTCTGTGGTTACTTGGTTTTGGTGACTCTTTTGCTGACTCTTTTGGACTCTCAGCTGCACAATTTGATGATCTTACAAATTACTAGCTTCAAGAATATGGATATTTCCAgtttcttctgtgacccttctcaACTTCTGAATCTATCCTGTTCTGACACCTACTCTAATAAAATTGTCAGATATTTTCTGGGAGCCTTCTATGGCCTTTTCCCCATCTCAGGGAtcattttctcttactataaaatcATTTCCTCCATTCTGAGAATCCTATCCTCAGGtgggaagtacaaagccttctccacctgtggttCTCACCTGGCAgtagtttgcttatttttaggGACAGGTTTTGAAGTGTATCTTGGATCAGTTTTGTGGCATTCTCCTAGAAATGGTGCAGTGGacttcagtgatgtacactgtggtcacccccaagctgaaccccttcatctacagcctgaggaacagggacattaa